A genomic stretch from Lathyrus oleraceus cultivar Zhongwan6 chromosome 2, CAAS_Psat_ZW6_1.0, whole genome shotgun sequence includes:
- the LOC127123359 gene encoding uncharacterized protein LOC127123359 yields the protein MKRKREPSEKSKKSKTLKLGEPFAARSPAPLDSSISSKSHPSETPSISNLKKISSSLPLPSSTYTPSEPTILNPPNSEHHKSNPSSPSPRKINLITITLLTSDLSPLNKSFSSLSLTPSSPSYYNISYDSENPDPSSPTMAQLQATTLSKPSPSIPDTFVPSPSAPQIEPPFEPQTEPPSELSSEPPTGQPHEPPTETIPTSPKPNNPASDPEPTFPTLEDLVALFSESSTVKLRSLSEQFKLSDNPSEVRNDQNGFLRWMTYEVFKLKGLSEQVRNDYIREVKERLEARLAIEYEEKSRQEAKEKARLEAEEKARKEAEEKAAAEAAAAAEAKAKAKADVKEVTHIDVEEAAKAKEVALTQGESSNSDLAPLVLKALEELQKELQIIRAGLD from the coding sequence ATGAAGAGGAAAAGAGAGCCTTCTGAGAAGTCCAAGAAGTCAAAGACTCTGAAGCTGGGAGAACCGTTTGCAGCCAGATCGCCTGCACCTCTGGACTCTTCTATCTCAAGTAAGTCTCATCCATCTGAAACTCCTTCTATTTCGAATTTAAAGAAAATATCTTCCTCCTTACCTCTACCATCTTCCACTTATACCCCCTCTGAACCTACTATATTAAATCCACCTAACTCTGAACATCACAAATCTAACCCTTCCTCACCCTCTCCACGAAAAATCAACCTCATTACCATCACACTCCTCACATCTGATTTATCACCTCTAAACAAATCCTTCTCATCCCTCTCCCTAACTCCCTCCTCACCATCATACTACAATATATCCTATGACTCGGAAAACCCTGACCCTTCTTCCCCAACAATGGCTCAACTTCAAGCCACTACACTATCTAAACCATCTCCATCTATCCCAGATACCTTTGTGCCTTCTCCTTCTGCACCTCAAATAGAACCACCCTTTGAACCTCAAACAGAACCCCCCTCTGAACTTTCATCTGAACCCCCAACTGGACAACCCCATGAACCTCCCACTGAAACAATCCCCACCTCACCAAAACCCAACAATCCAGCTTCTGACCCTGAACCAACCTTCCCCACCCTGGAAGATTTAGTTGCTTTATTTTCGGAGTCCTCAACTGTGAAGCTTAGATCACTATCTGAACAGTTCAAACTAAGTGATAATCCCTCTGAAGTGAGGAATGACCAGAATGGGTTTCTCAGATGGATGACATATGAGGTattcaagctgaaaggcctctctgaacaagttAGAAATGACTACATTAGAGAAGTTAAGGAGAGGCTAGAGGCTCGTCTGGCCATAGAATATGAAGAGAAATCACGCCAGGAAGCTAAAGAAAAGGCAAGACtggaagctgaagagaaagcaaGAAAAGAAGCAGAAGAAAAAGCCGCCGCTGAggctgctgctgctgctgaagccAAAGCCAAAGCCAAGGCTGATGTTAAAGAAGTAACACACATTGATGTGGAAGAAGCTGCCAAGGCAAAGGAAGTGGCTCTGACTCAGGGTGAGTCATCTAACTCTGACCTTGCTCCGCTGGTGCTCAAGGCTCTGGAGGAACTCCAAAAGGAACTCCAGATTATAAGAGCTGGACTAGATTAA